A genomic stretch from Serratia entomophila includes:
- a CDS encoding Nramp family divalent metal transporter, protein MRDAATTTSLTERTNLAIGAALAGRKRGAFTPLLFAGPAVIASIAYMDPGNFATNIQAGAKYGYSLLWVVVMANLIAMLFQALSAKLGIVTNRNLAEMCRDQFSRPVVIGMWLLSEVAAMATDLAEFLGGAIALALLFHMPLLAGMGVTAVITYALLMVEKKGFRPVELMIGGLVGVIALCYLVEMFIVPVDWKAAGIGMVTPQLPDAQALTIAVGIIGATVMPHAIFLHSGLTQHRSPASDSGERRKLLRFSNIEVIIALAVAGLVNIAMVIMASSAFHAGNSDVAEIGTAYHTLTPLFGVAAAGIFLASLIASGISSSVVGTMAGQMIMQGFVGFRIPVWVRRLVTMVPAFIVVAMGVNATDALVYSQVVLSLALPAPMIALVMFTRRRDIMGEFANGRWTSLAAIVGTVVIVLLNMVLLLQTFGVAIPGLG, encoded by the coding sequence ATGCGAGATGCGGCGACCACCACATCGTTAACCGAACGAACCAACCTGGCTATCGGCGCAGCCCTTGCCGGGCGCAAGCGCGGCGCCTTTACGCCGCTGCTGTTCGCCGGGCCGGCGGTGATTGCTTCTATCGCCTACATGGATCCCGGCAACTTCGCCACCAATATTCAGGCCGGCGCCAAGTACGGCTACAGCCTGCTGTGGGTGGTGGTGATGGCTAACCTGATCGCCATGCTGTTTCAGGCACTGTCGGCCAAGCTCGGCATCGTCACCAATCGCAATCTGGCCGAGATGTGCCGTGACCAGTTTTCGCGTCCGGTGGTGATCGGCATGTGGCTGCTCAGTGAAGTGGCGGCGATGGCTACCGATCTGGCGGAGTTCCTCGGCGGGGCCATCGCGTTGGCGTTGCTGTTCCATATGCCGCTGCTGGCGGGCATGGGCGTGACGGCGGTGATCACCTATGCGCTGCTGATGGTGGAGAAAAAGGGTTTCCGCCCGGTAGAGCTGATGATCGGCGGGCTGGTGGGCGTTATCGCGCTGTGCTACCTGGTTGAAATGTTCATCGTGCCGGTGGATTGGAAAGCGGCGGGTATCGGCATGGTAACGCCGCAGCTGCCGGATGCGCAGGCGCTGACCATTGCGGTCGGCATTATCGGCGCCACCGTGATGCCGCACGCGATTTTTCTGCACTCGGGCCTGACCCAGCATCGCAGCCCGGCAAGCGACAGCGGTGAGCGGCGCAAGCTGCTGCGTTTTTCCAATATCGAAGTGATTATCGCGTTGGCTGTCGCCGGGCTGGTCAACATCGCCATGGTGATCATGGCCTCAAGCGCCTTCCACGCCGGCAACAGCGACGTTGCCGAGATAGGCACCGCCTACCATACCCTGACGCCGCTGTTCGGCGTAGCCGCCGCCGGGATCTTCCTGGCTTCCCTGATCGCCTCCGGCATTTCCAGCTCGGTGGTGGGCACCATGGCGGGGCAGATGATCATGCAGGGCTTTGTCGGTTTCCGCATTCCGGTCTGGGTGCGCCGGCTGGTGACCATGGTGCCGGCGTTTATCGTGGTGGCGATGGGGGTCAACGCCACCGACGCCCTGGTCTACAGCCAGGTGGTGCTGAGCCTGGCGCTGCCGGCGCCGATGATTGCGCTGGTGATGTTCACCCGCCGCCGCGACATCATGGGCGAGTTCGCCAACGGCCGATGGACCAGCCTGGCGGCCATCGTCGGCACCGTGGTCATAGTGCTGCTCAACATGGTGCTGCTGCTGCAAACCTTCGGCGTGGCGATCCCGGGTTTGGGGTGA
- the lpoB gene encoding penicillin-binding protein activator LpoB, giving the protein MKKYMWVALAALTLSGCLSRPSEPEQPQPPVTVEPVTPPPTVEQPQPPTSEPVPQPPKIQQLDWLGSVQPLVSQMLKADGVTAGSVLLLDSVKNNTNGSLQTAKATSALHKALASNTTFSVVPEAQLASARQTLGLSSDDSFGSRSKAIGLARIVSAQYVLYSDVSGDVKSPTLDMQLMLVQTGEIVWSGNGAVKR; this is encoded by the coding sequence ATGAAAAAGTATATGTGGGTGGCGCTGGCCGCTTTAACCTTAAGCGGATGCTTGTCGCGCCCGTCTGAGCCGGAACAGCCGCAGCCGCCGGTTACCGTCGAGCCTGTTACGCCGCCGCCGACGGTGGAGCAACCGCAACCGCCGACCAGCGAGCCGGTGCCGCAGCCGCCAAAAATCCAGCAGCTTGACTGGCTGGGCAGCGTACAACCGCTGGTGAGTCAGATGTTGAAGGCCGACGGCGTGACCGCCGGCAGCGTGCTGCTGCTGGACAGCGTAAAGAACAACACCAACGGTTCGCTGCAGACGGCGAAGGCGACTTCCGCGCTGCATAAGGCGCTGGCGTCCAATACCACCTTCAGCGTGGTGCCGGAAGCGCAGCTGGCGAGCGCCAGGCAGACGCTGGGCCTGTCTTCGGATGACAGCTTCGGCTCGCGCAGCAAGGCCATTGGCCTGGCGCGTATCGTGAGCGCGCAGTACGTGCTGTACAGCGACGTCAGCGGCGACGTGAAATCGCCAACGCTGGATATGCAACTGATGCTGGTGCAAACCGGTGAAATCGTCTGGTCAGGCAATGGCGCCGTTAAACGCTGA
- a CDS encoding YcfL family protein → MRYSKTLRCLMALALPAVLLMGCSSPPGIAVNEGQTVVMDSSVLTAGILADTPSLSTASGQMMAASVLSNSQTTPVTVHYRFYWYNAQGLDIRPFEEPREVVVAPGAEVKIYSLNGNLDAKRARLYLFL, encoded by the coding sequence ATGCGCTATAGCAAAACCCTGCGTTGTCTGATGGCGCTGGCCTTGCCCGCCGTGTTACTGATGGGCTGCAGTTCGCCGCCCGGCATTGCGGTGAACGAAGGGCAAACGGTAGTGATGGATTCGTCGGTGCTCACCGCGGGCATTTTGGCTGATACCCCCTCGCTTTCCACCGCTTCGGGGCAGATGATGGCCGCCTCGGTGCTCAGCAACAGCCAAACGACGCCGGTGACCGTGCATTACCGCTTCTATTGGTACAACGCGCAGGGGCTGGATATCCGCCCCTTCGAAGAACCGCGAGAGGTTGTCGTCGCCCCGGGGGCGGAGGTCAAGATTTACTCGCTCAACGGCAACCTGGATGCTAAACGCGCGCGTCTGTATCTGTTCTTGTAA
- the mntR gene encoding manganese-binding transcriptional regulator MntR — MVTSAPDNAERPTFADMPDEAEHALRFTRAREAQSNALIEDYVELIADLLQTTREARTTDIARRFGVSHPTAIKNIARLKSAGLVESRPYRGVFLTEEGEMLAQKVRRRHRIVVDLLICLGVPTETAELDSEGIEHHISDDTLAVFEQFLQKPTAK; from the coding sequence ATGGTAACAAGCGCGCCAGATAACGCCGAACGCCCCACCTTCGCCGACATGCCGGACGAAGCAGAGCACGCGCTGCGTTTTACCCGCGCCCGTGAAGCGCAGTCCAATGCGTTGATCGAAGATTACGTCGAGCTGATTGCCGACCTGCTGCAAACCACCCGCGAAGCCAGAACCACCGATATCGCTCGTCGCTTTGGCGTTTCCCACCCGACGGCAATTAAAAACATCGCGCGGCTGAAAAGCGCCGGCCTGGTGGAGTCACGCCCCTACCGCGGGGTGTTTCTGACCGAAGAAGGCGAAATGCTGGCGCAGAAGGTGCGCCGCCGTCACCGGATTGTGGTCGATCTGCTGATTTGTCTGGGCGTGCCGACGGAAACGGCAGAACTGGACAGCGAGGGGATTGAGCACCATATCTCTGACGACACCCTGGCGGTGTTCGAGCAGTTCTTGCAAAAGCCTACCGCGAAGTAG
- a CDS encoding transporter substrate-binding domain-containing protein: protein MQLRTLALGALLYGGGALAAPQATIDLQANQQPVRAAKNPAAAALIPAGYHFAVPGKFTVAVASENSPPLALFAEDNKTLIGSDPDIARLVADSLGLELNLVPTSWEDWPLGITSGKYDAAIFNIAVTKLRKTKFDFATYRVDTLGFYVKSTSKITAINRPQDVAGLRIIVGSGTNQENILLGWDRQNRANGLPPVQPIYVTDDAAANLSIQSGRTDAFFGPHSTGAYKAALTGKTKMVGIGPSVAYVAVTTKKDNGLVKAINAAINGVIVSGEYARVLDRWGEQDEKVESSTINPPGIGD, encoded by the coding sequence ATGCAACTCAGAACCCTGGCGCTGGGCGCGCTGCTTTACGGCGGCGGCGCTCTGGCGGCCCCGCAGGCCACCATCGACCTGCAGGCCAACCAGCAGCCGGTACGTGCGGCGAAAAACCCCGCCGCCGCCGCGCTGATCCCGGCGGGATATCATTTTGCCGTGCCCGGCAAATTCACCGTGGCGGTAGCTTCCGAGAACTCCCCGCCGCTGGCGCTGTTCGCCGAGGACAACAAGACGCTGATCGGCAGCGATCCGGATATCGCGCGGCTGGTGGCCGACAGCCTGGGGCTGGAGCTGAACCTGGTGCCGACCTCCTGGGAGGATTGGCCCCTGGGCATCACCTCCGGCAAATATGATGCGGCTATTTTTAATATTGCCGTCACCAAGCTGCGTAAAACCAAATTCGATTTCGCCACCTATCGGGTAGACACGCTGGGCTTCTACGTAAAATCCACCAGCAAAATCACCGCGATCAACCGGCCGCAAGACGTCGCCGGGCTGCGCATCATCGTCGGCTCCGGCACCAATCAGGAGAACATCCTGCTCGGCTGGGATCGGCAGAACCGCGCGAACGGCCTGCCCCCTGTTCAACCTATCTACGTCACCGACGACGCCGCCGCCAACCTGAGCATCCAGTCCGGCCGCACCGACGCCTTCTTTGGCCCCCACTCCACCGGCGCATACAAAGCGGCGTTGACCGGCAAGACCAAAATGGTCGGCATCGGCCCAAGCGTCGCCTACGTAGCGGTGACCACCAAAAAGGACAATGGCTTGGTGAAGGCCATCAACGCCGCCATTAACGGCGTGATCGTCAGCGGCGAATACGCCAGGGTGCTGGATCGCTGGGGCGAACAGGATGAAAAGGTCGAAAGCTCGACCATCAATCCGCCGGGCATCGGCGACTAA
- a CDS encoding SDR family oxidoreductase → MSRLKGKYALITGGTSGIGLETARQFIAEGATVAITGRSRNGLAAAGKALGPAALLLHSDAGEIAQQHSLAQQLGALWPRLDALYVNAGDVTHRSLQEWDEQSYQRLMDINLKGPFFLIQALLPLLANPASIILCGSVSAHIGLPQSSAYAASKAGLLSLARTLSGELHPRGIRVNGLSPGPTETPALGKLGLADSDEQALRDQIHALVPIGRMGTALELAKAAVFLASDESAFMVGAELQMDGGVGNL, encoded by the coding sequence ATGTCACGACTGAAAGGCAAATACGCATTGATCACCGGCGGCACCAGCGGCATCGGCCTGGAAACCGCACGCCAGTTTATCGCCGAAGGCGCGACGGTAGCGATCACCGGCCGTAGCCGGAACGGGCTGGCCGCCGCCGGCAAGGCGCTGGGGCCAGCGGCGTTGTTGCTGCACAGCGACGCCGGCGAGATTGCGCAACAGCACAGCCTGGCGCAGCAGCTCGGCGCCCTGTGGCCGCGGCTGGATGCGCTCTACGTCAACGCCGGCGACGTAACGCACCGCTCGCTGCAGGAGTGGGACGAGCAGAGCTATCAGCGGCTGATGGACATCAACCTTAAAGGACCGTTTTTCCTGATCCAGGCGCTGCTGCCGCTGTTGGCCAACCCGGCTTCGATCATTTTGTGCGGGTCCGTCAGCGCCCATATCGGCCTGCCGCAAAGCAGCGCCTATGCCGCCAGCAAAGCCGGGCTGCTGTCGCTGGCCAGAACGCTTTCCGGCGAGCTGCATCCGCGCGGCATTCGGGTCAACGGCCTGAGCCCAGGCCCGACCGAAACCCCGGCGCTCGGCAAGCTGGGCCTGGCGGACAGCGATGAACAGGCGCTGCGCGATCAGATCCACGCGCTGGTGCCGATCGGCCGCATGGGCACCGCACTGGAGCTGGCCAAGGCGGCGGTGTTTTTAGCTTCGGACGAATCCGCCTTTATGGTCGGCGCCGAACTGCAGATGGACGGCGGCGTGGGCAACCTCTAG
- a CDS encoding YybH family protein: MKKLITILLLLGPGLLGQVLAAENHAAQQSYRVSADAGVAAEQKAVYDLINSYQTALNAGDTKTILSLFAKESYSQWNDKPTADSNEKRRQQYDDLFKNEKFETEFAYDSVSVNGNMAYVRTHHHRGATVTRISDGATLIDLNREVFVLEKHQGGWKIVVYTFNANPIQGVS; this comes from the coding sequence ATGAAAAAGCTAATCACTATATTGTTATTGTTGGGGCCAGGCTTGCTTGGCCAGGTTTTGGCAGCGGAAAACCATGCGGCACAACAAAGTTACCGGGTTTCTGCAGATGCGGGCGTCGCCGCCGAACAAAAGGCGGTCTATGACCTGATAAACAGCTACCAGACTGCGCTGAATGCCGGCGACACCAAAACTATCCTGTCGCTGTTCGCGAAAGAAAGTTACTCACAATGGAACGATAAGCCGACGGCGGACAGCAACGAGAAACGCCGGCAGCAATATGACGATTTATTTAAGAATGAGAAGTTTGAAACCGAATTCGCCTATGACAGCGTTAGCGTAAACGGCAATATGGCCTACGTTCGCACGCATCATCATCGCGGGGCAACGGTTACCAGAATAAGCGACGGTGCTACCCTGATAGATTTAAATCGTGAGGTGTTTGTATTGGAAAAACATCAGGGAGGATGGAAAATCGTAGTTTATACCTTCAATGCTAATCCGATTCAGGGTGTGAGCTGA
- the ptsG gene encoding PTS glucose transporter subunit IIBC, with product MFKNAFANLQKVGKSLMLPVSVLPIAGILLGVGSANFSWLPAVVSHVMAEAGGSVFANMPLIFAIGVALGFTNNDGVSALAAVVAYGIMVKTMAVVAPLVLHLPAEEIAAKHLADTGVLGGIISGAIAAYMFNRFFRIQLPEYLGFFAGKRFVPIISGLAAIVLGVVLSFIWPPIGTAIQTFSQWAAYQNPVVAFGIYGVVERALVPFGLHHIWNVPFQMQIGEFTNAAGQVFHGDIPRYMAGDPTAGKLSGGFLFKMYGLPAAAIAIWHSAKPENRAKVGGIMISAALTSFLTGITEPIEFSFMFVAPILYAIHAILAGLAFPICILLGMRDGTSFSHGLIDFIVLSGNSSKIWLFPIVGIIYGLVYYTIFRVLIAKLDLKTPGREDTASEQVAQGGSEMSAALVQAFGGKENITNLDACITRLRVSVADVSKVDQAGLKKLGAAGVVVAGSGVQAIFGTKSDNLKTDMDEYIRNH from the coding sequence ATGTTCAAGAACGCATTTGCAAACCTGCAAAAAGTAGGTAAATCGCTAATGCTGCCGGTGTCCGTATTGCCTATCGCAGGTATCCTGCTGGGCGTCGGTTCCGCCAACTTTAGCTGGCTACCTGCGGTAGTCTCCCACGTGATGGCGGAAGCGGGCGGGTCTGTTTTCGCCAACATGCCGTTAATCTTCGCGATCGGCGTTGCCCTCGGCTTCACGAATAACGACGGCGTTTCCGCGCTGGCGGCGGTGGTGGCTTACGGCATCATGGTGAAAACCATGGCGGTGGTAGCACCGCTGGTGCTGCATCTGCCTGCCGAAGAGATCGCGGCCAAACACCTGGCGGATACCGGCGTGCTCGGGGGGATTATCTCCGGCGCCATCGCCGCCTACATGTTTAACCGCTTCTTCCGCATTCAGTTGCCGGAATACCTGGGCTTCTTTGCCGGTAAGCGTTTCGTGCCGATCATCTCCGGTCTGGCGGCAATCGTTCTGGGCGTAGTGTTGTCCTTCATCTGGCCGCCGATTGGGACGGCTATCCAGACCTTCTCACAGTGGGCGGCTTATCAGAACCCGGTAGTGGCCTTCGGCATCTACGGCGTGGTTGAGCGTGCGCTGGTGCCGTTCGGTCTGCACCACATCTGGAACGTCCCTTTCCAGATGCAGATTGGCGAGTTCACCAACGCGGCGGGCCAGGTGTTCCACGGCGACATCCCACGCTACATGGCGGGTGACCCGACCGCGGGCAAACTGTCCGGCGGCTTCCTGTTCAAAATGTACGGTCTGCCTGCTGCCGCTATCGCCATCTGGCATTCGGCCAAGCCGGAAAACCGCGCTAAAGTCGGCGGTATCATGATCTCCGCGGCGTTGACCTCGTTCCTGACCGGGATCACCGAACCGATTGAATTCTCCTTCATGTTCGTTGCGCCGATCCTGTATGCGATCCACGCCATCCTGGCCGGCCTGGCATTCCCAATCTGTATCCTGTTGGGCATGCGTGACGGCACCAGCTTCTCGCATGGTTTGATCGACTTTATCGTCCTGAGCGGCAACAGCAGCAAAATCTGGCTGTTCCCTATCGTCGGCATCATCTACGGTCTGGTGTACTACACCATCTTCCGCGTGCTGATCGCCAAGCTGGATCTGAAAACGCCAGGCCGTGAAGACACCGCTTCCGAGCAGGTGGCGCAGGGCGGTTCCGAAATGTCCGCAGCTTTGGTTCAGGCCTTCGGCGGTAAAGAAAACATCACCAACCTGGATGCTTGCATCACCCGTCTGCGCGTCAGCGTGGCCGACGTATCCAAGGTTGACCAGGCTGGCCTGAAGAAACTGGGCGCAGCCGGCGTTGTGGTTGCAGGCTCTGGCGTGCAGGCCATCTTCGGCACCAAATCTGACAACCTGAAAACCGATATGGACGAATACATCCGTAATCATTGA
- the thiK gene encoding thiamine kinase: MAPLNAEAGLRQLMEHRLPAVNTAGCRFSPVQGLTGESWRIDGEGVRLLARQQSAEKYALGVSRKREARLLRRCGKGLGPQVLAQNNQWIILEWLVGDVVTIDAFEALNQRGELAAMVAALHQRPLSGYRLNLQRQFADYWQRLDRRRLTPAWLRWQRHFMRAEPPAPLQLAPLHMDIHPGNLIAGPAGLRLIDWEYAADGDVALDIAALFRSNGWAGAQQRRFLQDYAQRGYPDVGRLHAQVQRWLPWVDYLMLMWFEVRWRQSGNAEFLRWGAALRRRFCLSSPCSE, from the coding sequence ATGGCGCCGTTAAACGCTGAGGCCGGGCTGCGACAATTGATGGAACACAGGCTGCCGGCGGTGAATACCGCCGGTTGTCGTTTCAGCCCGGTGCAGGGGCTGACCGGCGAAAGCTGGCGCATCGACGGTGAGGGCGTTCGGCTGCTGGCGCGCCAGCAAAGCGCCGAAAAATACGCCCTGGGCGTCAGCCGCAAGCGCGAGGCGCGGCTGTTGCGCCGCTGTGGAAAAGGGTTGGGGCCACAGGTTTTAGCGCAAAATAATCAATGGATTATCCTCGAATGGCTTGTAGGTGACGTCGTCACAATTGACGCATTCGAGGCCCTGAATCAGCGCGGTGAACTGGCGGCGATGGTAGCGGCGTTGCACCAACGGCCGCTCAGCGGCTACCGGTTGAACCTGCAGCGCCAGTTCGCCGATTACTGGCAGCGGTTGGACAGACGCCGCCTGACCCCGGCCTGGCTGCGTTGGCAGCGGCATTTTATGCGGGCGGAGCCGCCCGCGCCGCTGCAGCTGGCGCCGCTGCATATGGATATTCACCCGGGCAATCTGATCGCCGGCCCCGCCGGGCTGCGGCTGATCGACTGGGAATATGCCGCAGATGGCGACGTGGCGTTGGATATCGCCGCGCTGTTTCGCAGCAATGGCTGGGCAGGGGCGCAGCAGCGGCGTTTTCTGCAGGACTATGCGCAGCGCGGTTACCCTGACGTGGGCCGCCTGCACGCTCAGGTGCAACGCTGGCTGCCGTGGGTGGACTACCTGATGTTGATGTGGTTCGAGGTACGTTGGCGGCAAAGCGGCAACGCCGAATTTTTACGCTGGGGCGCGGCGCTGCGCCGGCGTTTTTGTTTATCATCCCCATGTTCTGAATGA
- a CDS encoding LysR family transcriptional regulator, with product MNELHALRVFCQVVEMKGFSQAAIKMGLSPASVTYSINQLEKQFQQPLFKRSTRRFSLTSAGERCYRSAQEILQQFDRLKNDMSGEFEQPRGPLRVEIASMLSSMHIAPALPAFLAQYPQLQLSVSVSDRLVNPTEDRADVFIRIGAGNIPDMVSRQLFLPRYLCCASPEYFARFGRPEHPEQLLEHQRLGFIRSGETAADDWQFIRDEQRYRLPPSPLLSFNHSHSLCEVAKNHLGLVYLLDCTLENYLQAGELELVLQDWAPAGAPVNILYPRLRDQSHKIRVFVDFISRLFAGKPVGQ from the coding sequence ATGAACGAACTGCATGCCCTGCGGGTTTTCTGCCAGGTGGTGGAAATGAAGGGATTCAGCCAGGCGGCGATCAAGATGGGGCTTTCTCCGGCCAGCGTAACCTACAGCATCAATCAGCTTGAAAAGCAGTTTCAGCAACCCCTGTTCAAACGCTCTACCCGACGCTTCTCCCTGACCAGCGCAGGTGAACGTTGCTACCGCTCGGCGCAGGAGATACTGCAACAGTTCGATCGGCTGAAAAACGATATGTCGGGAGAGTTTGAACAACCGCGCGGCCCACTGCGGGTAGAGATAGCCTCGATGCTCAGCAGTATGCACATCGCCCCCGCGCTGCCGGCATTTCTGGCGCAATATCCGCAGCTCCAGCTCAGCGTTTCGGTCAGCGATCGGCTGGTCAATCCGACGGAAGATCGCGCCGACGTGTTTATCCGCATCGGCGCCGGCAATATACCGGACATGGTCAGCCGCCAGCTGTTTCTGCCACGCTACCTGTGCTGTGCTTCACCCGAATATTTTGCCCGCTTTGGCCGCCCAGAACATCCGGAACAGCTGCTGGAACATCAGCGGTTAGGTTTTATTCGTTCAGGCGAGACGGCGGCGGATGACTGGCAGTTCATTCGCGATGAACAGCGTTATCGCCTACCGCCCAGCCCGTTGCTGAGCTTCAATCATTCCCATTCGCTGTGTGAGGTTGCCAAAAATCATCTCGGGTTGGTTTACCTGTTGGATTGCACGCTGGAAAACTACCTTCAGGCGGGCGAACTGGAGCTGGTATTACAGGATTGGGCGCCTGCGGGAGCGCCGGTCAACATTCTTTATCCACGCCTGCGGGATCAAAGCCATAAAATTCGGGTGTTTGTCGATTTCATCAGCCGGCTGTTTGCCGGTAAACCGGTCGGGCAATAG
- a CDS encoding winged helix-turn-helix transcriptional regulator, which translates to MTMQAPLPAKNILARLPSAGGPCPMVDFVNLISGKWAIPILYRMILIDNPVRFSELQRAVAPIAQKELTRQLRQFEQRGLVTRQVFPEVPPRVEYQITPLGKTLRPTLDSLAEWMRLNAPQLIGD; encoded by the coding sequence ATGACGATGCAAGCGCCGTTGCCGGCGAAAAATATTTTAGCGCGGCTGCCCAGCGCTGGCGGGCCTTGCCCGATGGTGGATTTTGTCAACCTGATATCGGGTAAGTGGGCGATACCTATCCTCTATAGGATGATACTGATCGACAACCCGGTGCGTTTCAGCGAGCTGCAGCGCGCGGTGGCGCCGATCGCGCAAAAAGAACTGACGCGGCAGCTGCGCCAATTTGAGCAGCGCGGGTTGGTCACGCGCCAGGTGTTCCCCGAAGTGCCGCCGCGGGTGGAGTATCAGATTACGCCGTTGGGTAAAACGCTGCGGCCGACGCTGGATTCCCTGGCCGAATGGATGCGCCTGAACGCGCCGCAGCTGATTGGCGATTAG
- the hinT gene encoding purine nucleoside phosphoramidase — protein MAEETIFSKIIRREIPADVVYQDELVTAFRDISPQAPTHILIVPNVLIPTVNDVSVEHEAALGRMITAAAKIAEQEGVAEDGYRLIINCNRHAGQEVYHIHMHLVGGRSLGPLLSR, from the coding sequence ATGGCCGAAGAAACGATTTTCAGTAAAATTATCCGCCGCGAAATCCCTGCTGATGTGGTTTACCAGGACGAACTGGTCACCGCTTTCCGCGATATCTCACCTCAGGCTCCAACCCACATTTTGATCGTGCCGAACGTGCTGATCCCTACCGTCAATGACGTGAGCGTCGAGCATGAGGCTGCGCTGGGCCGCATGATCACCGCCGCCGCGAAGATTGCCGAACAGGAAGGCGTGGCCGAAGACGGCTACCGCTTGATCATTAACTGCAATCGCCATGCCGGCCAGGAGGTCTATCATATTCATATGCATCTGGTCGGCGGCCGTTCACTGGGCCCGCTGCTGTCACGTTAA